Within Puntigrus tetrazona isolate hp1 chromosome 17, ASM1883169v1, whole genome shotgun sequence, the genomic segment ACAAAGAAGGGCAGCTTCATTTATCTGTTACTTTCATTATGTGGAAAAcagatgcaataaaaaagtGACTCAGGCTGTCATTCTGGTTAagatctccttttgtgttccgcTGAGaaggaaagtcatacaggtttgaaaggacacaaggatgagtaaataatgacacaattttcacaCATGTGAATCTTTTAAAGACACATCTGCCTTTACACTGCCAGATTCAAAAGTGGTTGTAGTTATGCTCTCAGAGCCAACActgaatttaattgtatttataaattttttttgcagtttatcaAGAACTTAATGCCCTTGAGTGTAAATTAGCTGCCTTATTTCCACCGAtggatgtgtttatttgttcataCAAAGCTTCACACTGCAGATGACAAGCATAGCttgcatatttttgtacatgcagtaaatgtatttaacagtGGAAGAGCTTGTGCCACAGTGTCAGTACTCCTACTTGTATTatgataaatgaatgcattgaaGATGTGTGTCACATGTGGATTGTTGAGATAGCATTGTACCCTGAGCCGTTATAGTAGTGTTtgcagaatttaaataaaagggtATTCAAAATGCAAATGCGTTGGCAATAATACTTCATAATAGTATTGTTAGTGTCATGCTTGAATTTTTAGATATCGGTAATGGTGCATACAGTCATGTTGCGTATTCTGAGTCAtcatattttattgtacttGTTTGTCTTGTATTGTGATTGTGCCTGTGTTGTCATCTGTCTTATCAAATTcagtatgtaataataataataatgtttttttattgcaggAAGGTGATAGGAGAGGAAAGAGCAGTCGTCCGGGACAGATGATCAAGATTAAAGCTGCATTGGCTCATGCAAAGTGAGAAATGGAAATACACCTGCACTAGCAAATGGAAGTACGTGCTTGCCTGGCCGGCATACTTTGCTTAGCGTAACAAGCAATGAGAGGGGCAATATAATGGCCAAGAATAAGGAGCCCCGTCCGACATACGCTATCAGCGTCGTCGGACTCTCAGGCACTGAGAAAGAGAAGGGCAACTGCGGCGTAGGTAAATCCTGCCTATGCAACAGATACGTGCGCCCCAGTGCGGATTGCTACTACTCTGAGCACACTTCTGTGTTGAGCACAATTGACTTTGGAGGGCGCGTGGTGAATAACGATCATTTCTTATACTGGGGTGAAGTGTTCCATCGAGGGGATGATGGCCTCGAGTGTCGAATCCAGGTCATTGAGCAGACTGAGTTCATTGATGACCAGACCTTCTTGCCTCACCGGAGCACAAATCTGCAGCCTTACACGAAAAGGGCTGCAAATACGAAGCTTCAGTCGGCTGAGAAGCTGATGTACATTTGCACAGACCAGCTTGGGTTGGAACAGGATTTTGATCAGAAGCAGATGCCTGATGGCAAGCTGAACATCGATGGCTTTGTGTTGTGCATAGATGTAAGCAAAGGATGCAATAGGAAATTCGACGACCAGATGAAGTTTGTCCACAGCCTTCATTCTCATATTTCCAAGGCGAAAAAACCCATAATCATTGCTGCAACAAAATGTGACGAGTGTGTCGAGCAATACCTGAGGGAGGTGCAGACGTTTGTGACGGGCAAAAAGAATCTCATGTTGGTAGAAACGTCAGCTCGAGCGTCTGTGAACGTGGAACTCTGTTTCAATGCTCTGATACAGCAGATGGACAAAACCAGAGGAAAACCCAAAATCATCTCTTATTTGGAAGCGTACAAATCCCAGAGACAATTAGTTGCTTCAGTTTCAGACAAGTTTGAAAAGCTCATCGTTCAAACTGTCCGAGATTATCACACAAGCTGGAAGATTGTGAGCAATAAGTTGAAAAGTCACCCAGACTATGAAGAGTACATTAACATAGAAGGCACCAGAAAGGCTAGAAACACCTTTTCCAAGCACATAGAACAGCTGAGACAAGAGCATATCAAGAGGCGGCGTGAGGATTACCTGACGAGTCTGCCAAAAATTCTTAATAAGTTGCTGaacaacctggaggaaattgaGACGCTGAGTTGGACTGAAGCTCAGAGCCTTATGAAAAGCAGGCCTGAGTTTCAGTACTATTTCATTGAGTTAGAACAAACCCCGTGGTATGAGACAGACCACCTTGATAAAACCGATGACAGAAGAGTGCCCTTCGATATCCTCAGAACCATGGAAGGAGAGAGGATTTATCAAAACCACGTACAGCATTTGATATCTGAGAAGAGGCGTTTGGAAATGAAGGAGAAATTCAAGAAGACGCTGGAGCGAGTGCATTTCATTAGCCCTGGCCAGCCGTGGGAAGAGGTCATGTGCTTTGTCATGGAGGACGAGGCATACAAGTACATCACTGAATCAGATCGCAGGGATGTTTACAGTCGGCATCAGCAGGAAATAGTTGAAAGGGCCAAAGAGGAGTTTCAGGAAATGCTTTTTGAGCATGCAGAGCTGTTCTATGACCTTGATCTGAACGCGACCCCGAGCTGTGACAAAATGAGTGAGATTCATGCCGTGCTTAACGAGGAACCTAGATACAGAGCTCTCCAGAAACTCGCCACTGACAGGGAGTCACTTTTACTGAAACACATTGGGTTTGTCTATCACCCCACGAAGGAGACGTGCCTCAGCGGCACGGCCTGCATTGATCTCAAAGTCGAGCAAGTCCTCGCCAACCGGCTGGTTCAGCTGGATCACGGCCGCTCCAATATCTACTACAACAGTGCCAACATTGATAAGGTTAACTTGTGTCTTGTGGGCAGAGAAGGATTGGCGCAGGAGCTTGCAAATGAAATCCGAGCTCAGTCCACTGATGATGAATACACCCTTGATGGGAAAATCTATGAATTAGACCTTTTGCCTGTGGATGTCAATTCCGGCATGCTTTTGAACCATTCCTGGATATCGACTTTCAAGCCCCATGGGTTCTTTTGTGTCTTCAGCTCTATAGAGTCGCTTAATTACATCGGTGACCGTGTAAGCCGGATCCGAGCTGAGATTGCCCAGAGCAGAAGGGATAGGTATAGCCCGCCAGTGCCATTCATTCTCATTCTAGCAAATCAGCGCGACAGTGTTTGCAAAAACATGCCTATTTTGAGGCACCAAGGCCAACAGCTTGCAAACAAGCTACAGTGTACTTTTGTAGATATACCCTCCGGCACTTTTCCCAGAAAGTTTAATGAGTCTCAGATAAAACAGGCCCTCAGAGCGGTGTTGGAGGGGTTGAAGCACAATTTCGACATGATGAGCCCCATGCCCTCCATTAAGGATCTGTCGGAGACAGATTTGCGGATAGTCATGTGTGCCATGTGTGGAGATCCGTTCAGCGTGGATCTCATTCTCTCACCATTCTTGGACTCACATTCCTGCAGCGCTGGACAGCCCGGGCAGTG encodes:
- the arhgap5 gene encoding rho GTPase-activating protein 5, whose translation is MAKNKEPRPTYAISVVGLSGTEKEKGNCGVGKSCLCNRYVRPSADCYYSEHTSVLSTIDFGGRVVNNDHFLYWGEVFHRGDDGLECRIQVIEQTEFIDDQTFLPHRSTNLQPYTKRAANTKLQSAEKLMYICTDQLGLEQDFDQKQMPDGKLNIDGFVLCIDVSKGCNRKFDDQMKFVHSLHSHISKAKKPIIIAATKCDECVEQYLREVQTFVTGKKNLMLVETSARASVNVELCFNALIQQMDKTRGKPKIISYLEAYKSQRQLVASVSDKFEKLIVQTVRDYHTSWKIVSNKLKSHPDYEEYINIEGTRKARNTFSKHIEQLRQEHIKRRREDYLTSLPKILNKLLNNLEEIETLSWTEAQSLMKSRPEFQYYFIELEQTPWYETDHLDKTDDRRVPFDILRTMEGERIYQNHVQHLISEKRRLEMKEKFKKTLERVHFISPGQPWEEVMCFVMEDEAYKYITESDRRDVYSRHQQEIVERAKEEFQEMLFEHAELFYDLDLNATPSCDKMSEIHAVLNEEPRYRALQKLATDRESLLLKHIGFVYHPTKETCLSGTACIDLKVEQVLANRLVQLDHGRSNIYYNSANIDKVNLCLVGREGLAQELANEIRAQSTDDEYTLDGKIYELDLLPVDVNSGMLLNHSWISTFKPHGFFCVFSSIESLNYIGDRVSRIRAEIAQSRRDRYSPPVPFILILANQRDSVCKNMPILRHQGQQLANKLQCTFVDIPSGTFPRKFNESQIKQALRAVLEGLKHNFDMMSPMPSIKDLSETDLRIVMCAMCGDPFSVDLILSPFLDSHSCSAGQPGQCNTLILDKIIGDSRRRIQVTVLSYHSSIGIRKDELVHGYILVYSAKRKSSMAMLRAFLAEVQDVIPVQLVAITDSQADFFENEAIKELMTEGEHIATEITAKFTALYSLSQYHRQTEVFTPFFNEVLEKKSNIESSFMFDNNRDGTGTGEDVFPQSPHSHSPAYQYYPDSEDDGEGPPPYSPIGDDVQLLPNPSERKYRIDLEGNEYPVHSTPVGDHERNHKVPPPVKPKPSVLPKPNVKKLDPNLLRTIEAGMRTSRWTRGPMIGHGDDLEASDNYAEPADTLLKSKGFSDDIYAVPEDAHSRSGRIRNSFGGLALHGDEENGFDSMSKSQGGRRPSKYKHRSKILFSKTKAYHRRVHSDVSDDESGPATQKKKKGRGNRGSEEDPLLSPVDPWKGGIDNPAITSDPEQDDKKMKKKKPPKTKEAKKTKPTKTTKPLYPPTRRNWESNYFGVPLQNLVTPDRPIPLFIEKCVEYIEGTGLTTEGLYRVCGNKTDQDNIQKQFDQDHSVDLIVMDVAVNAVAGALKAFFADLPDPLIPYSLHPELVEAAKIVDHYERLQVLKEIVRKFPPVNYEVFKYVITHLNRVSQQSKTTLMTADNLSICFWPTLMRPDFENKDTLSTTKLNQSVIETFIQQCQYFFCGGEITEPSSAEGTPPPHGHGLESLLALQLPPPLQPQQIQHPLPPEPLI